Proteins from a genomic interval of Desulfomicrobium macestii:
- the queC gene encoding 7-cyano-7-deazaguanine synthase QueC — protein sequence MDAVIVLSGGMDSAVLLAHEISMGTRVAALSFDYGSKHNPRELPMAREICARRNVGHKVVGLPFINELFASSLLQSGEAIPEGAYDADSMKSTVVPFRNGILIAIAVGYAESVGASRVLIGSHSGDHHIYPDCRPEFNAAIDEAARLGTDDAVRVAFPFASMDKREIGDLGRTLGVDFARTWTCYKGGELHCGTCGACDERKFALRHDQGLDPTRYLK from the coding sequence ATGGATGCGGTGATCGTCCTCTCCGGCGGCATGGATTCCGCCGTCCTTCTGGCCCATGAAATTTCCATGGGAACGCGGGTCGCGGCGCTGAGTTTCGACTACGGTTCCAAGCACAATCCGCGCGAACTGCCCATGGCGCGGGAAATCTGCGCACGCCGGAACGTGGGGCACAAGGTCGTCGGGCTGCCGTTCATCAATGAACTGTTCGCCTCGTCCCTGCTCCAGTCCGGCGAAGCCATTCCGGAAGGCGCCTACGACGCGGACTCGATGAAGAGCACCGTGGTCCCGTTCCGCAACGGCATCCTCATCGCCATCGCCGTGGGCTACGCCGAATCCGTCGGAGCCTCCCGCGTGCTCATCGGGTCACATTCAGGGGATCATCACATTTATCCCGACTGCCGTCCCGAGTTCAACGCAGCCATCGATGAGGCCGCAAGGCTGGGCACGGACGACGCGGTGCGTGTGGCATTCCCGTTTGCATCGATGGACAAACGCGAAATCGGCGACCTGGGACGAACCCTGGGCGTAGATTTCGCCCGGACCTGGACCTGTTACAAGGGCGGGGAACTGCACTGCGGGACCTGCGGCGCCTGCGATGAACGCAAATTCGCCCTGCGTCACGACCAGGGCCTCGATCCGACGCGATACCTGAAATAA
- a CDS encoding 7-carboxy-7-deazaguanine synthase QueE produces MLEVSEIFVSLQGEGPFAGRPAVFVRLAGCVPPFCEWCDTPQALGSGRRMRVDDIEDEIARHPRALVVITGGEPFLQWDTGLARLVRALGDSSRQVQYETSGKAGIPADHGGFVVCSPKPLHAPVLDPDTVSRADAFKFVVEEDITPVLDFIAAHGIDARKVWLMPLGAVRQDQMRRMPPVWELCVRHGFNFSARLHVLTFNDKRGV; encoded by the coding sequence ATGCTTGAGGTGAGCGAAATATTCGTCTCCCTGCAGGGCGAAGGGCCGTTTGCGGGCCGCCCTGCCGTCTTTGTCCGCCTGGCAGGCTGCGTGCCGCCCTTCTGCGAGTGGTGCGACACTCCGCAAGCCCTCGGCAGCGGCCGCCGCATGCGCGTGGATGACATCGAAGACGAAATTGCCCGGCATCCTCGGGCACTTGTGGTCATCACCGGGGGTGAACCCTTTCTGCAGTGGGACACTGGGCTTGCGCGACTGGTCCGCGCGCTTGGCGATTCCAGCCGTCAGGTGCAGTACGAAACCAGCGGCAAGGCGGGCATCCCGGCGGATCACGGAGGTTTCGTGGTCTGTTCGCCCAAACCGCTCCACGCGCCTGTACTCGATCCGGATACCGTGTCCCGGGCGGACGCCTTCAAATTCGTGGTCGAGGAGGACATCACCCCTGTGCTCGACTTCATCGCCGCTCATGGCATCGATGCCCGCAAGGTCTGGCTCATGCCTCTTGGGGCCGTCCGGCAGGACCAGATGCGGCGCATGCCCCCTGTCTGGGAGTTGTGCGTGCGCCACGGCTTCAATTTCTCTGCGCGCCTGCATGTTCTGACATTCAACGACAAAAGAGGTGTTTGA
- a CDS encoding 6-pyruvoyl trahydropterin synthase family protein, protein MLTITKEFSFHAAHRLHLRDLSESDNLRIYGNCARLHGHTYRLQVQLAGRPDETGMILHFGELKGIVQREVLSRYDHADLSDLPEYHDLPATAENMAEHIFRTLDCALVSDRFRLEQVTVYETQTAWATRSRDGGEHA, encoded by the coding sequence ATGCTCACTATCACCAAAGAATTCTCCTTTCATGCGGCCCACCGGCTGCATCTTCGCGACCTCTCCGAGTCAGACAACCTGCGCATCTACGGCAACTGCGCCCGCCTCCACGGCCACACTTACCGGCTACAGGTCCAGCTTGCCGGACGGCCGGACGAAACGGGCATGATCCTGCATTTCGGGGAACTCAAGGGCATTGTCCAGCGGGAGGTGCTGAGCCGCTACGACCATGCCGACCTGAGCGACCTTCCCGAATATCACGACCTGCCTGCCACGGCCGAAAACATGGCCGAGCATATCTTCAGGACCCTTGACTGCGCCCTGGTTTCCGACCGTTTCCGGCTTGAGCAGGTCACGGTTTACGAAACCCAGACCGCCTGGGCGACCCGGTCCCGGGATGGAGGCGAACATGCTTGA
- a CDS encoding rhodanese-like domain-containing protein: MSNSRFHGVLALVFWIVFVLPGIAVASDHLLPPLEAQKLIEENKDNPKFVIIDLRSKNEFDDGHIEGAKSIHYYATNFKRIISQLDRESKILLYCQKGRQAPLALRALDKLRFTDMYILDGGFDEWINAGLPIEYSSF, from the coding sequence ATGAGTAATTCAAGATTTCATGGAGTGCTCGCGCTCGTTTTCTGGATCGTTTTCGTTTTGCCGGGAATTGCCGTCGCAAGCGATCATCTGTTGCCGCCATTGGAAGCGCAGAAATTGATTGAGGAAAATAAGGATAATCCGAAATTCGTAATTATTGATTTACGGTCGAAAAATGAATTCGATGACGGCCATATCGAAGGTGCAAAGTCGATTCATTATTATGCCACAAATTTTAAGAGAATCATCTCTCAATTGGACAGAGAATCTAAGATTCTTCTTTATTGCCAGAAAGGCAGGCAAGCTCCTCTTGCTTTGAGGGCTTTGGATAAGCTGAGGTTTACAGACATGTATATTCTGGATGGCGGATTTGATGAATGGATCAATGCCGGGCTGCCAATAGAGTATTCTTCATTTTAA
- a CDS encoding RluA family pseudouridine synthase — protein sequence MHADTFSRTFTVEETASACDTLAGLTGLPKARIKDCMAKGGVWWSRPGRSTTRLRRASTEVKPGERLEINYDPALLALVPAQPELIAKAKHYSIWNKPAAVLSQGTRFADHCTLPRLAQASLGSRNELHPVHRLDREARGIMLLAHDGKAAAKLGELFRQGTVVKEYAAIVRGIPDWTDLEVNEPLDGKEARSRFHVIQSDPASDMTLLLARIDTGRKHQIRRHLHGLGHPVMGDPRYGRGNKLVEGLQLVARSLAFTCPFTNTPKQWAVPDLPFPLVD from the coding sequence ATGCACGCCGACACATTTTCCCGCACCTTCACCGTGGAAGAGACAGCCTCCGCCTGCGACACGCTGGCCGGCCTGACCGGACTGCCCAAGGCCCGCATCAAGGATTGCATGGCCAAAGGCGGCGTGTGGTGGTCCCGCCCGGGGCGCTCGACCACGCGACTGCGCCGCGCGTCCACTGAAGTGAAACCCGGCGAACGCCTGGAGATCAACTACGATCCAGCGCTCCTGGCCCTGGTCCCGGCCCAGCCGGAACTCATCGCCAAGGCCAAACACTATTCGATCTGGAACAAACCGGCGGCCGTCCTGTCCCAGGGCACCCGCTTCGCGGACCACTGCACCCTGCCCCGTCTGGCCCAGGCCAGCCTTGGGTCCAGAAACGAGCTGCACCCGGTTCATCGCCTGGACCGCGAAGCCCGGGGGATCATGCTCCTGGCCCATGACGGCAAGGCCGCCGCGAAGCTCGGGGAGCTCTTTCGTCAGGGCACGGTAGTCAAGGAATACGCGGCCATCGTGCGCGGCATTCCGGATTGGACGGACCTTGAGGTCAACGAACCCCTGGACGGCAAAGAGGCCCGGTCACGCTTTCACGTCATCCAGAGCGACCCCGCCTCCGACATGACCCTCCTGCTCGCCCGCATCGACACAGGACGCAAACATCAGATTCGCCGCCATCTGCACGGCCTGGGACACCCCGTCATGGGCGATCCCCGCTACGGCCGTGGCAACAAGCTGGTGGAAGGATTGCAACTCGTAGCCAGAAGCCTGGCCTTCACCTGCCCGTTCACCAACACTCCCAAGCAATGGGCCGTGCCGGATCTTCCATTCCCCCTTGTGGACTAA
- a CDS encoding cupin domain-containing protein, with the protein MITKNEYAVWHELIPGISVSTLVHGDKTLMARFELKEHSYLPIHSHMHEQTGYLVSGHMTMTIDGEEHHFGPGDSWCIAPGVEHGAVIHETCLAIEVFSPVREDYIPYLPKGKTY; encoded by the coding sequence ATGATCACCAAAAATGAATACGCCGTCTGGCATGAGCTCATCCCGGGCATCAGTGTCAGCACCCTGGTCCATGGAGACAAGACCCTCATGGCCCGTTTTGAACTCAAGGAACACTCATACCTCCCCATCCACTCGCACATGCACGAACAGACCGGCTATCTGGTTTCGGGGCACATGACCATGACCATCGACGGAGAGGAGCACCACTTCGGTCCGGGCGACAGCTGGTGCATCGCCCCGGGAGTCGAGCACGGCGCGGTCATCCACGAAACCTGCCTGGCCATCGAAGTCTTCTCCCCCGTGCGCGAGGACTACATACCCTATCTGCCGAAGGGAAAAACATATTGA
- the trpB gene encoding tryptophan synthase subunit beta, whose product MTMPTADGFFGTYGGQFVPEPIKDILNELAEAFERYRNDPDFIKEYEYYQKQFTGRPNPLYFCANLTERCGGAKIYLKREDLNHLGAHKVNNTIGQILLAKRMGKKKIIAETGAGQHGVATAATAALMGMECTIHMGAVDVERQKLNVFRMQMMGAKVVPAESGQKTLKEAVDEALMAWVQDAENTFYLLGSAVGPHPYPVMVREFQSIVGREAKAQILEAEGRLPDYCIACVGGGSNAMGLFSEFIPHEEVRLVGVEPAGRGLGYGEHAATLCLGEPGVMHGFNSYMLKDPAGEPAEVYSISAGLDYPSVGPEHAHLKDLGRAEYVHASDHEALDAFFLLSRTEGIIPALESSHALAHALRLAPTLPSDAIIIVNLSGRGDKDVDQIERMVESGEVVPPTL is encoded by the coding sequence ATGACCATGCCCACAGCCGACGGTTTTTTTGGCACCTACGGCGGACAGTTCGTTCCCGAACCGATCAAGGACATCCTCAATGAACTGGCCGAGGCTTTTGAACGCTATCGCAACGACCCGGATTTCATCAAGGAATACGAGTACTACCAGAAGCAGTTCACCGGCCGTCCCAATCCGCTCTATTTTTGCGCTAACCTTACCGAGCGCTGCGGCGGCGCGAAGATCTATCTCAAGCGTGAGGACCTGAATCATCTGGGTGCGCACAAGGTCAACAACACCATTGGCCAGATTCTGCTCGCCAAGCGCATGGGCAAGAAGAAGATCATCGCCGAAACCGGCGCGGGTCAGCACGGTGTGGCCACCGCGGCAACGGCGGCTCTCATGGGCATGGAGTGCACCATCCACATGGGCGCGGTGGATGTGGAGCGTCAGAAGCTCAACGTTTTTCGCATGCAGATGATGGGAGCCAAGGTCGTTCCCGCCGAGAGCGGTCAGAAGACCCTGAAGGAAGCCGTGGACGAGGCGCTCATGGCCTGGGTCCAGGATGCCGAAAATACATTCTACCTGCTCGGATCGGCGGTGGGGCCGCATCCGTATCCGGTCATGGTGCGCGAATTCCAGTCCATCGTCGGCCGGGAGGCCAAGGCGCAGATCCTGGAAGCCGAAGGCCGCCTGCCCGATTACTGCATCGCCTGCGTGGGCGGCGGTTCCAACGCCATGGGACTTTTTTCCGAGTTCATTCCCCACGAGGAAGTCAGGCTCGTCGGAGTCGAGCCCGCCGGCAGGGGGCTTGGCTATGGCGAACACGCGGCCACGCTCTGCCTGGGCGAACCCGGGGTCATGCACGGGTTCAATTCCTACATGCTGAAAGATCCGGCCGGGGAGCCCGCGGAAGTCTATTCCATTTCGGCGGGCCTCGATTACCCGAGCGTCGGCCCCGAGCACGCGCATCTCAAGGATCTGGGGCGGGCCGAGTACGTGCACGCCAGCGATCACGAAGCCCTCGACGCCTTCTTCCTGCTTTCGCGTACCGAGGGCATCATCCCGGCCCTGGAATCCTCCCACGCCCTGGCCCATGCCCTGCGCCTCGCCCCTACATTGCCGTCTGATGCGATCATCATCGTCAACCTCTCGGGACGCGGAGACAAGGACGTGGACCAGATCGAACGCATGGTCGAAAGCGGCGAGGTAGTGCCTCCGACACTATAG
- a CDS encoding sensor histidine kinase, which produces MNRHVPLLRQSALTMLQEVLYQYDVAAVENGKLAVQVAVHDVFRVVTRLVEQLREHPVSRGRKLLADGPEIRVSTDAKLLRHVLSNLIVNALEASPLGSAVRVSWEVEPSGLRLDVDNTGSMAPEVALQLFKRYVSTKGEDRGLGLYMAKVFAEDHLGGRLAYEPLPGITRFSLYLPNSAPSSK; this is translated from the coding sequence TTGAACAGGCATGTTCCGCTGCTGCGCCAGAGCGCGCTGACCATGCTGCAGGAGGTGCTTTATCAATATGATGTCGCGGCAGTGGAGAACGGCAAATTGGCTGTGCAGGTTGCCGTGCACGACGTTTTCCGGGTTGTGACGAGGCTGGTCGAGCAGCTGCGTGAGCATCCCGTTTCGCGCGGCAGAAAGCTCCTGGCGGATGGTCCCGAGATCCGTGTTTCCACTGACGCCAAGCTTTTGCGGCACGTACTTTCCAATCTGATCGTGAACGCCCTGGAAGCCTCTCCGTTAGGCTCGGCGGTCCGGGTGAGCTGGGAAGTGGAGCCGTCCGGTTTGCGGCTTGATGTCGACAACACCGGAAGCATGGCTCCGGAAGTGGCCCTGCAGCTTTTCAAGCGCTATGTTTCAACCAAGGGCGAAGATCGCGGTCTTGGTCTGTACATGGCCAAAGTTTTTGCCGAAGACCATCTGGGAGGACGCTTGGCGTACGAACCACTTCCGGGAATCACCCGCTTCAGTCTTTATCTGCCGAACTCCGCGCCTTCTTCGAAGTGA
- a CDS encoding metal-dependent hydrolase produces the protein MNTLTWHGHSAFAITSQNLSILIDPWFDGNPSAKATAESINADLVLVTHDHGDHVGQALEICKRTGATLGCIVELAAKLKSQGLPDSQILNGIGFNIGGTVTHQGIAVTMVQATHSCESGVPTGFIIRLPDGYTIYHSGDTGIFSSMAMWGKLYKIDLALLPIGGVFTMDGAQAAYATMMLRCKKVIPMHWGTFPALAQNVDAFKKELDKLDLGDALMQVEVGVPVGLVD, from the coding sequence ATGAACACCCTGACCTGGCACGGCCACTCGGCCTTTGCCATCACCAGCCAGAATCTCTCGATTCTGATCGACCCCTGGTTCGACGGCAATCCGTCGGCCAAGGCCACGGCCGAAAGCATAAACGCCGACCTCGTCCTGGTCACCCACGACCACGGCGACCATGTGGGGCAGGCCCTTGAAATCTGCAAGCGCACCGGTGCCACGCTGGGCTGCATCGTGGAGCTTGCCGCCAAGCTCAAAAGCCAGGGCCTGCCGGACAGCCAGATCCTGAACGGCATCGGTTTCAACATCGGCGGCACCGTGACCCACCAGGGTATCGCGGTGACCATGGTCCAGGCCACCCACTCCTGCGAATCGGGCGTACCGACGGGCTTCATCATCCGCCTGCCGGACGGCTACACCATCTACCATTCCGGCGACACGGGCATTTTTTCGTCCATGGCCATGTGGGGCAAACTGTACAAGATTGACCTGGCCCTGCTGCCCATCGGCGGCGTCTTCACCATGGACGGGGCCCAGGCGGCCTATGCGACCATGATGCTCAGATGCAAGAAGGTCATCCCCATGCACTGGGGCACCTTCCCGGCCCTGGCCCAGAATGTGGACGCATTCAAGAAGGAACTGGACAAACTGGACCTGGGCGACGCCCTGATGCAGGTCGAAGTGGGAGTGCCGGTCGGGCTGGTGGACTGA
- a CDS encoding hybrid sensor histidine kinase/response regulator, with amino-acid sequence MSIRNNSSTQDPESELGACRQELRDLKGRHQEQSLARDPLHEDAARLTQLVAELDKAKRQAESASRMKSQFLANFSHEIRTPMNAIIGMTDVVLGTKVTPEQHRALTIVKNASESLLNLINGVLDLSKIEAGQFALEIRPFDLRAEVERTVSTLGLTAAEKGLELICRLPPDMPREMRGDPIRLRQVLMNLLGNALKFTPSGHVCCSCAVEPDQAGDCVVRFRIEDTGIGIAKDKQAGIFEDFTQVDSSSTRVYGGTGLGLSISRKLVQLMGGDISVHSIPGQGSTFEFHARMSRPSAPDTANAGVFDHAATVLVVANNPLIRAHVVELLAFWGLDAETTDCMECMGLDGKSVDLAIMDTDFGDFACMELTLAGGTLHDVPSIVLTQMGDKSIAAGEGQIRGVLTKPLLQDELLRALAQVFNLRLHLPDNQPTERSLPRLRPLEILLVDDVATNRELAGLLLGKMGHSVHEASDGLDVLTMISRHAYDLIFMDLQMPVMDGFTATGIIRACEQGLPAPTDMDDSFLVRAVREKVQGTHTPIVAMTAHALLEDKERCLGIGMDGYLTKPLRLDEVHAVLSGFSEILEFSPAHPPKAHEDAPEIPFQPAPEAKPETSFKAASQALLESSPASLAPLPLSEPGQGYIERMLDSLNAQYELDREEAMPLIQSLAETLTAHDQELRTCLEAAGPDKLMHHAHGIKGLLMNMGLTEEGLAAKKLEDSARAGSAPEDLRRETENLLLTTENILAELRIALGGENT; translated from the coding sequence ATGAGCATCCGCAACAATTCCAGCACACAGGATCCTGAATCCGAACTTGGCGCGTGCAGGCAAGAGCTTCGTGACCTCAAAGGCCGCCACCAGGAGCAAAGCCTTGCCCGGGACCCGCTGCACGAAGACGCGGCAAGGCTGACGCAACTGGTCGCGGAACTGGACAAGGCCAAGCGGCAGGCCGAATCCGCAAGTCGCATGAAGTCCCAGTTTCTGGCCAACTTCAGCCATGAAATCCGTACCCCCATGAACGCCATCATCGGCATGACGGACGTCGTGCTGGGCACGAAGGTCACCCCCGAGCAGCACCGCGCCCTGACCATCGTCAAGAACGCCTCCGAGTCGCTGCTCAATCTCATAAACGGTGTCCTTGATCTCTCCAAGATCGAGGCCGGGCAGTTCGCGCTGGAAATTCGCCCCTTCGATCTGCGCGCCGAGGTCGAAAGAACCGTCAGCACCCTTGGGCTCACGGCCGCAGAAAAAGGACTGGAGCTGATCTGCCGCCTGCCCCCGGACATGCCACGCGAAATGCGCGGCGACCCCATCCGCCTGCGCCAGGTGCTCATGAACCTGCTCGGCAATGCGCTCAAGTTCACCCCCTCGGGCCATGTCTGCTGCTCCTGCGCGGTGGAACCAGACCAGGCAGGCGACTGCGTGGTCCGATTCAGGATCGAGGACACCGGAATCGGCATTGCAAAGGACAAGCAGGCCGGAATCTTCGAGGATTTCACCCAGGTGGACAGCTCCTCCACCCGCGTCTACGGCGGAACCGGCCTTGGGCTGTCCATCTCGCGCAAGCTGGTCCAGCTCATGGGCGGCGACATCTCGGTGCACAGCATCCCCGGACAGGGCAGCACATTCGAATTTCATGCCCGCATGAGCCGGCCCAGCGCCCCGGACACGGCAAACGCCGGAGTCTTCGATCACGCGGCCACTGTCCTGGTCGTGGCCAACAACCCGCTGATCCGAGCCCATGTCGTGGAACTGCTCGCCTTCTGGGGCCTTGATGCCGAAACCACCGACTGCATGGAATGCATGGGCCTTGACGGAAAAAGCGTGGACCTTGCGATCATGGACACGGACTTCGGCGACTTCGCCTGCATGGAACTCACGCTCGCGGGCGGAACCCTGCATGATGTGCCGAGTATCGTGCTGACCCAGATGGGCGACAAATCCATCGCGGCCGGCGAGGGGCAGATACGCGGCGTGCTGACCAAACCCCTGCTCCAGGACGAATTGCTGCGCGCCCTGGCCCAGGTTTTCAACCTGCGCCTGCACCTGCCGGACAATCAGCCTACGGAACGCAGCCTGCCCCGGCTGCGTCCACTCGAAATCCTGCTGGTCGACGACGTGGCCACCAACAGGGAACTGGCCGGACTGCTGCTGGGCAAGATGGGGCACTCGGTACACGAGGCGAGTGACGGCCTGGACGTGCTGACCATGATCAGCAGGCACGCCTACGACCTGATCTTCATGGACCTGCAGATGCCGGTCATGGACGGGTTCACGGCAACGGGCATCATCCGCGCCTGCGAGCAGGGCCTGCCCGCCCCCACGGACATGGACGACAGCTTTCTGGTCCGGGCCGTGCGCGAAAAGGTTCAGGGCACCCATACGCCCATCGTGGCCATGACCGCCCACGCCCTGCTCGAAGACAAGGAGCGCTGCCTGGGCATCGGCATGGACGGCTATCTGACCAAACCCTTGCGACTGGACGAGGTGCACGCGGTGCTCAGCGGCTTCAGCGAAATCCTGGAATTCTCTCCGGCGCATCCCCCGAAGGCACATGAAGACGCTCCGGAAATCCCGTTTCAGCCAGCCCCCGAGGCCAAGCCCGAAACCTCGTTCAAAGCCGCATCCCAAGCCCTGCTTGAATCTTCCCCGGCATCGCTTGCGCCGCTGCCGTTGTCCGAACCGGGCCAAGGCTATATCGAGCGCATGCTGGACTCCCTGAACGCCCAATACGAACTTGATCGCGAAGAGGCCATGCCGCTGATCCAGAGCCTGGCCGAGACGCTGACCGCTCACGACCAGGAGTTGCGAACCTGCCTGGAGGCGGCCGGGCCGGACAAGCTCATGCACCATGCCCATGGCATCAAGGGCCTGCTCATGAACATGGGGCTGACCGAGGAAGGTCTGGCGGCAAAAAAACTGGAGGATTCGGCCCGCGCGGGGTCCGCACCCGAAGATCTGCGCCGGGAGACCGAGAACCTGCTGCTGACGACCGAAAACATTCTTGCGGAACTCCGCATCGCCCTTGGCGGCGAAAACACCTGA
- a CDS encoding AMIN domain-containing protein, with product MTRSIRFFYLLLWILFASCPVGHLHAEEHSVRVHRVVEGDSIRQLLLKYGCVTSMGEYAKVRDVFTKLNPGISHSALLTPGADVSVPVFEKNSGKACLLFEEQRIVRVEFESMGSAERVRVYLDGPVLPDVFTLKTALPVRVVCDFDGALPKSDLIREIPCDGRMVRKIRVGHEDKPFKRARIVLDVVEPLIGRIEQEFFEQESLFMITVFEDSPK from the coding sequence ATGACAAGATCAATCCGTTTTTTCTATCTGTTGTTATGGATTCTTTTCGCATCCTGCCCAGTGGGGCATCTTCATGCCGAAGAGCATTCGGTGCGTGTGCATCGTGTCGTCGAGGGGGACAGTATCCGCCAGCTGTTGCTGAAGTACGGCTGCGTGACCTCCATGGGCGAGTACGCCAAGGTCCGGGATGTTTTCACCAAGCTCAACCCCGGGATTTCTCATTCAGCGCTTCTGACTCCCGGTGCGGATGTCTCCGTGCCCGTGTTCGAGAAAAATTCGGGCAAGGCCTGCCTCCTTTTCGAGGAACAGCGCATAGTGCGCGTCGAATTTGAATCCATGGGCTCCGCCGAGCGGGTGCGCGTTTATCTGGACGGTCCCGTGTTGCCCGACGTGTTCACGTTGAAGACCGCGCTTCCGGTGCGGGTGGTGTGCGACTTCGACGGCGCGCTGCCCAAGTCCGACCTGATCAGGGAAATCCCCTGCGATGGGCGCATGGTGCGCAAAATCAGGGTCGGTCACGAGGACAAGCCCTTCAAGCGCGCCAGAATCGTGCTCGATGTCGTGGAACCTCTGATCGGCCGCATCGAGCAGGAGTTTTTCGAGCAGGAAAGCCTTTTCATGATCACGGTCTTTGAAGACTCCCCCAAATGA
- a CDS encoding precorrin-8X methylmutase: MYVSVPPMEIESRSLAIIDAEVPEPRPFAGDQWAVARRMIHTTADFDLLSHIRFHPDAIQAGKDALLAGADIVTDTRMALSGIPVRRLEPLGCSVRCLIDDPAVAKRAKSEGVTRAWAAVDEVMAHGGADIFVIGNAPTALYRLLDWMERGARPPRLIVGMPVGFVNAAESKELLLAQDAIPYITIVGRKGGSSLAACVINALLKLAREPHSS, from the coding sequence ATGTACGTTTCCGTCCCCCCCATGGAGATCGAATCCCGTTCCCTGGCCATTATCGACGCAGAGGTCCCCGAACCCCGGCCCTTCGCAGGGGACCAGTGGGCCGTCGCCCGCCGCATGATCCACACCACAGCCGATTTTGATCTGCTCTCGCACATCCGCTTTCATCCCGACGCCATCCAGGCAGGCAAGGATGCGCTTTTGGCCGGAGCCGACATCGTGACCGACACGCGCATGGCATTGTCCGGCATCCCGGTCCGGAGGCTTGAGCCTCTCGGATGCAGCGTGCGCTGCCTGATCGATGATCCGGCGGTGGCCAAGCGCGCCAAAAGCGAGGGTGTCACCCGGGCCTGGGCCGCCGTGGACGAGGTCATGGCCCATGGCGGGGCGGACATATTCGTCATCGGCAATGCGCCGACGGCTCTCTATCGCCTCCTGGACTGGATGGAGCGCGGCGCTCGTCCGCCAAGGCTCATCGTGGGCATGCCGGTCGGGTTTGTGAACGCGGCGGAATCCAAGGAGTTGCTCCTGGCCCAGGACGCCATCCCCTATATCACCATCGTTGGCCGCAAGGGCGGCTCAAGCCTCGCGGCCTGCGTGATCAACGCCCTGCTCAAGCTGGCGCGGGAGCCCCATAGCTCCTGA
- a CDS encoding putative quinol monooxygenase has translation MIHVVAHVTLKRKTAPLFLREFRDLAVLVRQEPGCVDYFPAQDIDMALENQHLGPDSVTVLEKWASRKALESHLRSGHMRGFQERIKDIVLDTRLIIVEEV, from the coding sequence ATGATCCACGTCGTGGCGCACGTCACCCTTAAACGCAAAACTGCTCCGCTCTTTCTGCGCGAATTCCGCGACCTGGCCGTCCTGGTCCGCCAGGAACCGGGCTGCGTGGACTATTTTCCGGCCCAGGATATCGACATGGCCCTTGAGAACCAGCATCTTGGCCCGGATTCGGTCACGGTGCTTGAAAAATGGGCCAGCCGCAAAGCTCTTGAGAGCCACCTGCGCTCCGGCCACATGCGCGGGTTTCAGGAGAGAATAAAAGACATCGTACTCGACACGCGACTGATCATCGTCGAAGAGGTCTAG
- a CDS encoding DUF3592 domain-containing protein, with translation MFPTLRKLILLVLGIPFVILGTRFLLDAGQSALVHFAAESWKPITVEVLSVEHFSGADQALGNQTVVRYQYEFEGQALEGQFSCIGDECPQTDLHLSLRAAQDEKRPVAALVNPDDPAQSLLYRHLYMPLFLLKAGVGLFCFLTGSVSVIFGVYLLSGAGAAKGGK, from the coding sequence ATGTTTCCAACCTTGCGCAAGCTGATCCTGCTCGTTCTGGGCATCCCGTTCGTGATCCTCGGCACCCGCTTCCTGCTGGACGCGGGTCAAAGCGCCCTGGTCCATTTCGCCGCCGAATCCTGGAAACCGATTACGGTCGAGGTCCTTTCCGTGGAGCATTTCTCGGGCGCGGACCAGGCGCTGGGAAACCAGACCGTGGTCCGTTACCAGTACGAATTCGAAGGCCAGGCCCTTGAGGGGCAATTTTCGTGCATCGGCGACGAATGTCCGCAAACGGACCTGCATCTGTCTCTGCGCGCGGCCCAGGACGAAAAACGGCCCGTGGCGGCCCTGGTCAATCCGGACGACCCCGCGCAATCCCTGCTCTACCGGCACCTTTACATGCCCCTCTTCCTGCTCAAGGCAGGGGTCGGACTTTTCTGCTTCCTGACCGGCAGCGTGTCCGTCATCTTCGGCGTCTATCTGCTGAGCGGCGCAGGCGCCGCCAAGGGAGGCAAATGA
- a CDS encoding heavy-metal-associated domain-containing protein — protein MPVIKISGMSCAHCTGSVTKILQATPGISNISVTLDPGQASFDAAPEVNLDQVKDAIRKIGFDPQD, from the coding sequence ATGCCAGTTATCAAAATCTCAGGAATGTCATGCGCCCACTGCACGGGCTCCGTGACCAAAATTTTACAGGCAACGCCCGGCATCTCCAACATTTCCGTGACCCTTGACCCCGGTCAGGCCAGCTTCGACGCCGCTCCCGAGGTCAATCTCGATCAGGTCAAGGACGCCATCCGCAAGATCGGCTTTGACCCACAGGACTAG